In Silurus meridionalis isolate SWU-2019-XX chromosome 19, ASM1480568v1, whole genome shotgun sequence, the DNA window aaagaaaaattgaataAGAATTACAGTGTCCAAAATGTTATTTACTATGTACTGAATTTGACATAGCACTTACCTCCAAACCAACGTCCATGTAGTGCACTAACAGCAGCCATTGCAGCAGGGATGCTTGGGcactttacatatacatttccctattttatatataaaaaaatatagatatgtaaatatataaaaaacaaacagtataatatattatatatatattatatatatatatagaaatgcTTAATATATTCATCACAGTTTGTAAAATACTGAACTACACAAACATGAACACAGGTTAATGCTCTCAAACGAAGAAATTCATTAGCTAACCCAACAGGCAAATTAAAGCTTCAATTATCTACCCAGACTCATGCTGTGGATGTGGACAAACCAAACAGCCTAAGTTAAATGTTGGTACCCGACAAAAGCACAATCACCTAGTTAAGTATATTTAAACAGACCAAACGTTAACAAGAATAGAAATCCCCAAGAAAATGCAACGCCTTCCTCCGCATCCACTtcttaaaaattacaaaaataaataaaaaatgtacgtTTATATTCAAACACATTGAGTTTgggggaaaatattttttttaaacatatgcattcTCAGAATCAAAATAATCCTTGACTCCAGTTTGTTCTAaaccaaagaaaagaaaaccaaaaactggaagaaaataacatttctaaataacaatgtggatttttttttttccatttaaaacagGAACATATTTTGCATCTGAGATTAACATTGCATGGTCATTCTCAAAATATCCCACTACTTATATCTGCCAAAGACTATACTTTTGCATATTAATCCTAAGTGCCAATATACCAATGAGagcatgaatacattttataaagatcACAAACCTCAGTAGATTTCTTGTCCACATATATATGAATCACTCCACCATGTTTGTTACATTCTTCAATCACATCATCTTGTATTTCAATATCCCATCCATGGTCATTCTCCCTATCAATAGGACAACATGGACATATTAAACTTGACAGtaatgtacattatatacatgtatCAATTTTCAAATGTTGTCTATGACACTTACGAATTTGGATCAAACATGTTGGAAAGTTGGAAGCAGTGTGTGGCAATAGGCTGAGATGGTAGATTGAGAGGttgatttgtattttgtagGTTGACATTGATATTGAAACTTAATCCAGGATTCATAGCCGCTAGAACAATGAGAAACAatgagaatatataaaaaataaaaaacacaaaatggaaCACTAGTTGCATTAAACggtcatttaatttaaaaaatacctGTAGCTGCTGCCATTGCCACCATGGAGTTGCTCATCTGAAGAGCCTGCTGTGCAGCAGGAGGAATCTGCAGACCAGTCCcttcaaaaaaattaaaaaaaaaataaaaaaaaaggaaagaaatgttaATTCTCTCAGTCTTTGGCAGCTGTTCCTCAGTAACAATTAAAGGCATCAGAAAAGTTTACCTTCAGCCAGCCTGGCCATCAGCTGCAGCCTCCCAGTGGTGCCCAGGTCAATTCCAGTCCTTTCAAGTTCATCATTATCCAGGAAAGAGCTGGCAGTAGAGGCATCAGTGCGCTCAGTCACATGACCCACTTTCATTGGCCTGCCAGCCAATTCAAAGCCATTTAGCTGTTCTAAGGCTTTCTTTGCACACTCTGCATCAGAAAACtgaataaagacaaaaataaatcatttttcagctacacaattattttcacagctttttacaatttttgaGCACTctcttaaatagattttttactCTTACGCACAGTGATAAAGCCATATCCTTTGGATCGCCCCGTTTCACTATCCATCATAAGCTGAATACTATCAATCTGTTTGGAAgacaaatgcaaagaaaaacagTCAAATACAAATGTTTGTTCAAATGACAGTACAAGCATAAAGCAAAGTAAGACAGATAGGCCATGCACTACAGccttgaacaaaaaaaaaaaaaaaaagacttcaccCGTCCAAATGGCTCAAATATCCCTCTGAGCATGTCCTCTGTAATGTTAAAATGCAGCGAGCCAACATACAGCCTCATAGGTCCAGCACTGCCTTTCTGAAGGTTGTTGGCCATTGCAGCTGCTCTGTTCTTTTCAGCCTAGAAAAGAGCAACAAGAACAAATACACTATCGTGGGATAGATTTACAGGCATTCACATACAAATTGTACAtccattttctttataaagatgttttgggacaatatccatcattaaaagcattatacaaataaaaccgaaTTGAACCACAAATATTATGTAATTATCTGCTGTAGAACAACAACGCTTACCTGTGAAGCCTGAACTATGATTGGTACGCCGAGAAGCCTTTGGCCAGACAGACCAATTGCCAGTGGTACAGAGGTGGCATCCACAAATTCAATGTAGGCAATTCCCTTAGACCTTCTGGAGTTTCTGTCAGAGATCATTCTCACATCTCttacctattaaaaaaaaaaaaaaaaagacgtgtgTTAAAAccatacaaaagaatttcagaaTTTCGAGGAACTGGCTCACCAAAATGATGCTGAGCTACTGACTTTCCCCACAGCAGAGAAGAATTCTTCCAAATCCCGTGGCCGAATTCTGGCGGCAAGCTGCATGCAAAAAACTGTGCGGGCATCTCTTTCCTCTGGTGTGAGATTATCTATAGGCtgtctgtaaaagaaaaaataattatagcAATCCTTCAGTAGacatcattaaataaaataaaaataaaaagctggaGCTTACCTGATAGGACTTTTATCTCGTCTAAAAGGGCTGCGACTCCTAGATTTTTTCCGGCTGCATGAAAGACATTCTGTTAGTATTTCTAACACAATTTTTCACCTTCGACTCATACACTGAACGGTCAACTACCCACGCACAACAAAAATAGTATCATAGAAACCTTAGTTTGATGACAGGCAGTGGGCCAGTCTTCCCCCTGGAACCACCATTAAATTTCAGGCCAGAACTGTGATTTAAAAACAAGGTTTATCTCAGCAGCGACTTCTATCGGTCCACTGCTTATGGTAATCATGAAACTTTTAGGTTTAATTTGAGACCAGGCAAAGTTTGATCATTTCACCATTTCATTGAGAGCCAGCAGCCATAATTACATATTCGCACAAACAAGTATGAAGAAAATGTGGTTTTGTAAGATTCACACAAAAGGTTTTTGAATAAATACACTTGAAAGAAAATCAGTAATGGAGAAACTGTAAAATCTAAACAAAGGGCAGAATACATACAAAGTTGTTTTGAAGCGTCCTCCACGCTCCCTGCTCCTGGAACGGCTGCGTCTCCTTTCTCGGCTCCGACTACGTTTCCTTTCCCGGCTCCGGCTCCTCTTTCGCTCACGACTCTTCTCCCGGCTTCGGCTCTTCTTGCGGTCCCGGCTcttgcttctctttttctccctgctTCTGCTACGACTTCGgctcttctttttcctttgtACATAAGTTTGTACATGTCAATTTGCACGTTAACTCCAATGTAATCTGCTGGTCATGACTGCAATTCTGCAGAAACACTTACAGCGATTTTCAATTTAATCCATTCAGGTCtctaaaagaatatataaattCTAATTCAGCACAATCacaataattatttgtttaaaatatgtaaaattaagACAGACTTACTTCTTGCTCCGTTCTTCATGCCCATTGGAACTTATGGACTTGGTCTCATCCTAAGCAGGGTCGATAGAAGAACATCATGAGGAGGACGGCGTAACATTGCAAGTCGTAAGGATAAGGGGGAGTGGGaacaaaaaagaatataatatgGTCATTAAATATGTGTACTTTACAAAATTTGTGGAGGAGAGTGACAGAAAAGGGTCATTAGAACCACAAGGCTGCCGttttcttccttccttactAATGCTTATGCTGCGTATGTGGTACGGTGAGTAAGTCAAGAGCTAGTTCtatgctgtaaatgtagaaaATTGCATATTTAGTGATTTCATTCTTAAAGCAGCCTGAAAGGTTCTGTACCAAGGCTATCTGTGCCTATAAGACCCAAAGTGGCAATGCTAGCAGCCAGCCACTAAGTGAGCTCCTGTGGTGGATGCCATTCCAGTGATCTTCACCCCATTTGCCTTCGTGGATTGTAAGAGTTCGATGCCACCTCTGTCACACATCTCGCCCTGAAGCAAACAGGGATTCACACGGCTTAGTAATATCGACTCCCGAAGAACATCTAAAGCTGAGATGTTCTTTAATCTACCTAACAATGTGCATGAGTGCCTTAAAACAATGTGGCCATTTGCATTCAGTAGAAAAGGTCTCTTTTGACTGAAAACTTTAATAGGCAAAAGCCATCATTTTCTTTATCTGAGACCAATGAAATAGCCACACATTGGTATATGAAAGTCAACTGCATGCATAAATGCTAAATACAATGAATTTCCAGTTAATTACATCAATGAGTTAATTATAGGTTATGATGTACATCTTTGTTTATTTCCAATCCTGTCAAAAACATGGAGTGCATGGAATTGCTTGTATGGCATGTCTATACTTCTAACATAAAAGCCATAATGAAATTACTTAAGGCATGCAAATTAGAATTATCCTTCAATAGTGACTTTTAAGTTATACTCAATACCAAATGTAAGGGTAGGTGCTAAAATTACCATGCATACAAAAGTGTGAATAGTCTCCAAGGACTTCATACCAGCACTTAAGTTCATGTGCATCCACTGCATTTACTTTCTCGGcaccaaaagaaaaacaaatctaatCACCCTAAATATTTTCAACCATGGGTACCACAGTACATCAATATATGGGGCAATTACTACCTTCATTTTTTTGACAGTTCACACTGGAATTCATGGGAGTAGAGGTGAGATATAGGCATGTCTACAAAAAGAGATAGATGGGCATTTATTCATTGAAACCACTatcatataaacaaaacacatggTATATATCTGTACATAAACTAGCGAAAACAAGGCGTAGACTGGATTGCACTTTCAATTACATGTAATagtttagaataaataaaataccctaTTTATTCGTGGCTAAATGAAAATACCCACCTTTTTAAAGGGCGCCTCAAGCATGGCTTCGATGTCAAAGTCGTCGGCCATGATGTCGGAGATCTGcgtataaaaacaaacacacaattattgtacatatttataaattacaCTGACAGCGTTCTGCTCCGAGACACAGTTCATAATCCGCGATCAccatgtatttacatttttaatgctcGATTGCAATGAAAGgtcaaaactttgtggacaaaTTTGGGAGCGCGGACAACTCCGACATAACTTATAGCTATGCTATATATGGCTGACTAGCTAAGGTTTCTTCGACACGCACGCACGCAACTCAAATATACCACAAGGTCAAATTTGGCAAATTAGCAAACTAAATTGCATTACAAATGAACATTTCCTCGAATAGTAGCCTAAAACATTACTCTGATCATATAAAAGCGATTTCCCAGACAATAAATACGGCTTAGCAAACTAGGCCTCGGCGTTAACGGCGATGTGGGCAACAGGCTAACAACTAACCAGGTAAGATTAGCAAAGAAAACAATGCAAATGTGATATTTGGCTTATACATTTTTGCTCATGttcataaataatgtatttactgCTGACAAACCATTAATTAGTGGACTATCTTTATTTAACGTCAACGTCTCCGTTTTTCCGCCTTACCGTGTTACAGCGGCCTGCTAGATTCCCCGTTTAAACACAGCCTTCTTCACTATAGAGCTCTTACAGCCCGATTTCTCCAATGCCAAAAGTGGGCAAAAcgcgtatttatttattttttattttttacaaccGTTGCttaaacaaatattacaattaatATAGAATTATGTGCTAGAATAGTATTCTGTGTCCGACTTCTCCGTCAGGCTGTGGCGTGCTGATGGCAAACTATTATGGCGCACGAAAGGTCCTTGTTGCATAAGATGCATTTCGGGATTGACCCACTAGAGGCGCTCACGAGTACTGCGTCCGGGGGGGGGCAGTTTCCTATCCACCGATACTGTTTCGATTGGCTGGTGGACTCGCAGTCACgtacagtggatataaaaagCCTACACAACCtttgcagtttttttaaatataaagacagaaatgaCCACACACATGTCAGACATGTTACATCTTTAATTTGATCTTCcaacaaacagaaagaaatatttaataattgggaaacatttgaataaaaataatctttaaCACACTTATATAAGCACAAGTCTGCACACCCCTTCCAATTAATACTTTGTGGAAGCACTTTTACTCAGCGCTCTACAACGGCTtatatctaaacagtagccgaccaagtaagtcattgttcactgttttcctcCATCCTTTCACAACTGCAGTGGTACCTTAACCTACGAGTGCACGAATGGACATAGGATCATTTCTCAGTGCacctaaaccatatctttataagtacaattttactgtattatttgtccccttcaaaaattgctcatgagaaatttttttattgccccccccctactgttaaatgaaatttacgcccatgagTCTTTGTAAATAAGTCTCTATTGACTTTACACATTTAGACTTTGGA includes these proteins:
- the rbm39a gene encoding RNA-binding protein 39a isoform X5; protein product: MQLAARIRPRDLEEFFSAVGKVRDVRMISDRNSRRSKGIAYIEFVDATSVPLAIGLSGQRLLGVPIIVQASQAEKNRAAAMANNLQKGSAGPMRLYVGSLHFNITEDMLRGIFEPFGRIDSIQLMMDSETGRSKGYGFITFSDAECAKKALEQLNGFELAGRPMKVGHVTERTDASTASSFLDNDELERTGIDLGTTGRLQLMARLAEGTGLQIPPAAQQALQMSNSMVAMAAATAAMNPGLSFNINVNLQNTNQPLNLPSQPIATHCFQLSNMFDPNSENDHGWDIEIQDDVIEECNKHGGVIHIYVDKKSTEGNVYVKCPSIPAAMAAVSALHGRWFGGKMIKAAYVPLPTYHNLFPESVQATQLLMPTRR
- the rbm39a gene encoding RNA-binding protein 39a isoform X4, with the protein product MADDFDIEAMLEAPFKKDETKSISSNGHEERSKKKKKSRSRSRSREKKRSKSRDRKKSRSREKSRERKRSRSRERKRSRSRERRRSRSRSRERGGRFKTTFRKKSRSRSPFRRDKSPIRQPIDNLTPEERDARTVFCMQLAARIRPRDLEEFFSAVGKVRDVRMISDRNSRRSKGIAYIEFVDATSVPLAIGLSGQRLLGVPIIVQASQAEKNRAAAMANNLQKGSAGPMRLYVGSLHFNITEDMLRGIFEPFGRIDSIQLMMDSETGRSKGYGFITFSDAECAKKALEQLNGFELAGRPMKVGHVTERTDASTASSFLDNDELERTGIDLGTTGRLQLMARLAEGTGLQIPPAAQQALQMSNSMVAMAAATAAMNPGLSFNINVNLQNTNQPLNLPSQPIATHCFQLSNMFDPNSENDHGWDIEIQDDVIEECNKHGGVIHIYVDKKSTEGNVYVKCPSIPAAMAAVSALHGRWFGGKMIKAAYVPLPTYHNLFPESVQATQLLMPTRR
- the rbm39a gene encoding RNA-binding protein 39a isoform X2 — encoded protein: MADDFDIEAMLEAPFKKDETKSISSNGHEERSKKKKKSRSRSRSREKKRSKSRDRKKSRSREKSRERKRSRSRERKRSRSRERRRSRSRSRERGGRFKTTLGKTGPLPVIKLSRKKSRSRSPFRRDKSPIRQPIDNLTPEERDARTVFCMQLAARIRPRDLEEFFSAVGKVRDVRMISDRNSRRSKGIAYIEFVDATSVPLAIGLSGQRLLGVPIIVQASQAEKNRAAAMANNLQKGSAGPMRLYVGSLHFNITEDMLRGIFEPFGRIDSIQLMMDSETGRSKGYGFITFSDAECAKKALEQLNGFELAGRPMKVGHVTERTDASTASSFLDNDELERTGIDLGTTGRLQLMARLAEGTGLQIPPAAQQALQMSNSMVAMAAATAAMNPGLSFNINVNLQNTNQPLNLPSQPIATHCFQLSNMFDPNSENDHGWDIEIQDDVIEECNKHGGVIHIYVDKKSTEGNVYVKCPSIPAAMAAVSALHGRWFGGKMIKAAYVPLPTYHNLFPESVQATQLLMPTRR
- the rbm39a gene encoding RNA-binding protein 39a isoform X1 produces the protein MADDFDIEAMLEAPFKKDETKSISSNGHEERSKKKKKSRSRSRSREKKRSKSRDRKKSRSREKSRERKRSRSRERKRSRSRERRRSRSRSRERGGRFKTTFSGLKFNGGSRGKTGPLPVIKLSRKKSRSRSPFRRDKSPIRQPIDNLTPEERDARTVFCMQLAARIRPRDLEEFFSAVGKVRDVRMISDRNSRRSKGIAYIEFVDATSVPLAIGLSGQRLLGVPIIVQASQAEKNRAAAMANNLQKGSAGPMRLYVGSLHFNITEDMLRGIFEPFGRIDSIQLMMDSETGRSKGYGFITFSDAECAKKALEQLNGFELAGRPMKVGHVTERTDASTASSFLDNDELERTGIDLGTTGRLQLMARLAEGTGLQIPPAAQQALQMSNSMVAMAAATAAMNPGLSFNINVNLQNTNQPLNLPSQPIATHCFQLSNMFDPNSENDHGWDIEIQDDVIEECNKHGGVIHIYVDKKSTEGNVYVKCPSIPAAMAAVSALHGRWFGGKMIKAAYVPLPTYHNLFPESVQATQLLMPTRR
- the rbm39a gene encoding RNA-binding protein 39a isoform X3; protein product: MKDETKSISSNGHEERSKKKKKSRSRSRSREKKRSKSRDRKKSRSREKSRERKRSRSRERKRSRSRERRRSRSRSRERGGRFKTTFSGLKFNGGSRGKTGPLPVIKLSRKKSRSRSPFRRDKSPIRQPIDNLTPEERDARTVFCMQLAARIRPRDLEEFFSAVGKVRDVRMISDRNSRRSKGIAYIEFVDATSVPLAIGLSGQRLLGVPIIVQASQAEKNRAAAMANNLQKGSAGPMRLYVGSLHFNITEDMLRGIFEPFGRIDSIQLMMDSETGRSKGYGFITFSDAECAKKALEQLNGFELAGRPMKVGHVTERTDASTASSFLDNDELERTGIDLGTTGRLQLMARLAEGTGLQIPPAAQQALQMSNSMVAMAAATAAMNPGLSFNINVNLQNTNQPLNLPSQPIATHCFQLSNMFDPNSENDHGWDIEIQDDVIEECNKHGGVIHIYVDKKSTEGNVYVKCPSIPAAMAAVSALHGRWFGGKMIKAAYVPLPTYHNLFPESVQATQLLMPTRR